A single window of Malus sylvestris chromosome 5, drMalSylv7.2, whole genome shotgun sequence DNA harbors:
- the LOC126623530 gene encoding 2-oxoglutarate-dependent dioxygenase 19-like — MASVDVSEPKVASIKTLADSDALTYVPSEYAYTMDPNDKGDENDPEHSIPIIDFALLTSASPDERAQMIQKIGKACEEWGFFQVINHGVPESLMKEMIDACRRFFELPEEEKKEFQTRNLLDPIKCGTSFNVAIDKVRLWRDYLKVIAHPEFNSLYKPAGYSEVSLEFSKRTHAVATEILNGISESLGLEADYIAKAMNWDRGLQILAANYYPACPQPDLAIGIPPHTDHGLVTLLIQNDMCGLEVKHNDQWVLVKAAPGAFVVNVGDQMQILTNDKYKSVWHRATVNNTATRISIAVPHGPALDTPALPIPELLEKEGEKAKYIGMTYEKFMELQASPAAYMMPCLDHLRVKDN; from the exons ATGGCTTCAGTGGATGTATCTGAACCCAAGGTAGCAAGCATCAAAACCCTAGCCGACTCAGATGCTCTAACTTATGTACCTTCCGAGTACGCCTACACCATGGATCCCAACGACAAGGGAGATGAAAACGACCCAGAACACTCAATCCCCATCATTGATTTCGCTCTTCTCACATCTGCCTCCCCTGATGAACGGGCACAAATGATCCAAAAAATAGGCAAAGCTTGCGAAGAATGGGGCTTCTTTCAG GTGATCAACCACGGTGTACCCGAGAGCCTGATGAAAGAAATGATCGACGCGTGCCGAAGATTTTTTGAGCTGccggaggaggagaagaaggagtTCCAAACAAGGAACCTGCTGGACCCAATTAAGTGCGGCACCAGTTTCAACGTCGCAATTGACAAAGTTCGTCTCTGGAGGGATTATCTCAAGGTCATAGCACACCCTGAGTTCAACTCACTCTACAAACCTGCTGGATACAGCGAGGTGTCATTGGAGTTCAGTAAAAGAACCCATGCAGTGGCAACCGAAATATTGAATGGAATATCGGAGAGCTTGGGATTGGAGGCCGATTACATTGCAAAGGCCATGAACTGGGATCGCGGCTTGCAAATTCTGGCCGCGAACTACTACCCGGCTTGCCCACAGCCCGACCTGGCTATCGGTATTCCTCCTCATACCGATCACGGACTGGTGACACTCTTGATTCAGAATGATATGTGTGGCCTTGAAGTCAAGCACAATGATCAGTGGGTCTTGGTGAAAGCTGCTCCCGGCGCCTTTGTCGTTAACGTTGGCGATCAAATGCAGATTCTGACAAACGACAAGTACAAGAGCGTATGGCATCGAGCAACTGTGAACAACACAGCTACGAGGATATCGATCGCAGTACCACATGGACCGGCACTGGACACACCTGCTCTACCGATCCCGGAGTTGCTAGAAAAGGAAGGCGAAAAAGCAAAGTACATTGGAATGACATATGAGAAATTCATGGAACTTCAGGCAAGCCCCGCTGCCTACATGATGCCTTGCTTGGATCACCTACGCGTCAAGGACAATTGA